A single window of Zea mays cultivar B73 chromosome 10, Zm-B73-REFERENCE-NAM-5.0, whole genome shotgun sequence DNA harbors:
- the LOC103642618 gene encoding LOW QUALITY PROTEIN: protein PIN-LIKES 7 (The sequence of the model RefSeq protein was modified relative to this genomic sequence to represent the inferred CDS: inserted 2 bases in 1 codon; substituted 1 base at 1 genomic stop codon) — protein MSRPSSHRQLCQRVAQHVVRREGGAHVLGGSGEGEDLPVRLEAPGARWGGVEVVKAGEGLCADEIANSACTPGPPSLGLNGWFSSFVGESPPAAAPAQKSLLQLFRYSGRRSFVAAAGVGGGEPAGALSPRGSSSIAITFMIGGTLGWIACNILKPLQHFRGLIMAFCLAGTAGNLLLIIVPAVCDKDRNPFGDDSSTCRSRSLSYLSLSMALGGLFIWTHTYSLMQKSGKLYNKMQSKRIQCLADSNEEHEQAKEDGSAGCADKEAPLPTSIKPREHEHGEEKEHQMEAPLLSCESEVTDKGFWTKLKDAIHQFIEEMMAPPTISTIIGFLVGLVPWLKSLIVSDGAPFKVIQDSLQLMGDSTIPCITLILGGNLTQGLRKSGLKHAVIVAILCVRFVLLLLIGIAVVRTAYGLGFXVPPTMNIGTMAQLFDVGQEECSMIFLXTYHVAVVALTAWSTIFMFVLS, from the exons ATGTCTAGGCCTTCCTCGCACCGACAGCTGTGCCAGAGGGTCGCCCAGCACGTCGTGCGCCGCGAGGGCGGCGCTCATGTTCTGGGTGGCTCCGGCGAGGGTGAGGACTTGCCGGTGCGCCTTGAGGCGCCCGGCGCCCGCTGGGGCGGTGTTGAGGTGGTGAAAGCCGGAGAAGGCTTATGTGCCGACGAGATTGCCAACTCCGCCTGCACCCCCGGGCCTCCGTCCCTCGgcttgaatggctggttctcgtccttcgTGGGCGAGAGCCCTCCTGCCGCAGCACCCGCCCAGAAGTCGTTGCTGCAGCTGTTTCGCTACTCGGGGCGGAGGTcgtttgtcgctgctgccggagtgggTGGCGGTGAGCCAGCTGGAGCCTTGTCGCCCCGCGGGTCCTCGAGT atagCGATCACGTTCATGATCGGTGGCACTCTGGGCTGGATAGCTTGCAACATCTTGAAGCCACTGCAGCACTTCAGGGGCTTGATCATGGCCTTCTGCTTAGCAGGTACA GCAGGAAACCTGCTCCTGATCATTGTCCCGGCTGTATGCGACAAAGACCGGAACCCGTTTGGGGATGATTCAAGCACTTGCCGCTCACGCAGTCTCTCCTACTTGTCCTTGTCCATGGCT CTAGGTGGCCTCTTCATATGGACGCACACGTACAGCCTAATGCAGAAGTCCGGCAAGCTATATAACAAAATGCAGTCTAAAAGAATCCAGTGCCTAGCCGACAGCAACGAGGAGCATGAGCAAGCGAAAGAAGATGGGTCAGCTGGCTGCGCTGACAAGGAGGCACCTCTTCCGACGTCAATCAAGCCTCGCGAGCACGAGCACGGGGAAGAGAAAGAACACCAAATG GAGGCCCCTCTCTTGTCCTGCGAGAGCGAGGTCACTGACAAAGGGTTCTGGACGAAGCTGAAAGACGCTATCCACCAGTTCATCGAGGAGATGATGGCACCGCCCACCATATCCAC AATAATTGGGTTCCTTGTTGGCCTGGTCCCTTGGCTAAAATCCCTAATCGTCAGCGATGGAGCTCCTTTCAAAGTTATACAGGATTCCCTCCAGCTGATGGG CGACAGCACGATCCCTTGCATCACCCTTATCCTAGGCGGAAACCTGACTCAAG GGCTTCGGAAGTCGGGGCTGAAGCATGCGGTGATCGTCGCAATCCTGTGCGTCCGCTTCGTGCTCCTCCTGCTGATCGGCATCGCCGTCGTCCGCACCGCGTATGGGCTCGGCTT CGTGCCTCCCACGATGAACATCG GAACAATGGCTCAGCTGTTCGACGTTGGACAAGAGGAATGCTCCATGATTTTTCTCTAGACGTACCATGTTGCCGTGGTTGCGCTGACGGCGTGGTCGACGATCTTCATGTTCGTTCTGTCTTGA